One segment of Campylobacter hominis ATCC BAA-381 DNA contains the following:
- a CDS encoding UDP-N-acetylglucosamine--N-acetylmuramyl-(pentapeptide) pyrophosphoryl-undecaprenol N-acetylglucosamine transferase: MTIAITGGGTGGHLTIAKILAYELKKRGLKTIFIGSTNGQDMLWFENSVLFDEKYFLKSSGVVNKKGISRILSLFKILALSFGCRKIFAKHDVKAVISVGGYSSAPAAFWAVANKIPLFIHEQNAEIGKINALLKRFAKRFYSSYFEPKFDYPIDEIFLKTARIRREVKTVMFLGGSQGANFINELAVKLAPHLAEFGYKIIHQCGEANEAKMREIYKKESINVELIGFSKMLHKFVESADLCISRSGASTLWELAANAVPAVFIPFPYAAGDHQYYNAKFLEQFCKIVRQSDADEERIFSIIQNFDVKAASIGLKKLIKPDGAKKIVDDIIENLKNEDKK, from the coding sequence ATGACAATTGCAATTACAGGCGGCGGAACAGGCGGACACTTAACAATTGCTAAAATTTTAGCTTATGAGTTGAAAAAACGAGGTTTAAAAACTATTTTTATAGGCTCTACCAATGGACAGGATATGCTATGGTTTGAGAATTCTGTTTTATTTGATGAAAAGTATTTTTTAAAAAGCAGCGGCGTCGTAAATAAAAAAGGAATCAGTAGAATTTTATCGCTTTTTAAAATTTTAGCTCTTTCATTCGGATGTCGTAAAATTTTTGCCAAACACGACGTAAAAGCCGTAATAAGTGTAGGCGGATACAGCTCTGCTCCTGCCGCTTTTTGGGCTGTAGCAAATAAAATTCCGCTTTTTATACACGAACAAAATGCCGAGATCGGTAAAATAAATGCGCTTTTGAAACGTTTTGCAAAACGTTTTTACAGTTCATATTTTGAGCCGAAATTCGATTATCCTATTGATGAGATTTTTTTAAAAACAGCAAGAATAAGGCGCGAAGTCAAAACAGTTATGTTTCTTGGAGGTTCGCAAGGAGCGAATTTTATAAATGAATTAGCGGTGAAATTGGCGCCTCATTTAGCTGAGTTCGGTTACAAAATCATACATCAATGCGGTGAAGCGAATGAAGCGAAAATGCGTGAAATTTATAAAAAAGAGAGTATAAATGTAGAGCTGATCGGTTTTAGTAAAATGCTTCATAAATTTGTAGAAAGTGCCGATTTGTGTATTAGCAGAAGTGGTGCAAGCACGCTTTGGGAGCTTGCCGCAAATGCTGTTCCTGCTGTTTTTATTCCATTTCCTTACGCGGCAGGAGATCATCAATATTACAATGCAAAATTTTTGGAGCAATTTTGTAAAATTGTGCGTCAAAGTGATGCAGATGAAGAAAGAATTTTTTCTATTATTCAAAATTTTGATGTAAAAGCCGCAAGTATCGGACTAAAAAAACTTATCAAACCTGACGGAGCTAAAAAAATAGTTGATGATATAATTGAAAATCTTAAAAATGAAGATAAAAAATAG
- a CDS encoding FtsW/RodA/SpoVE family cell cycle protein → MRVDISLFYATTILICIGIVFSLSLSAYTVLLFNTDHLHFFIRQLIVGILCIFMMWAVSFIKSDKFFVYFGNGLFLIFLIIILFMNVLPENLVMEVNGAARWIKFPLFSIAPVEFFKVGFICFLAWSFDKKISGSKDKPLVSQILLLLPYLIPFIGIIIIVGVVQNDLGQVMVLCLVMIMMLLFAGTSMKLLGMGFVGVFTLGVIFIITSEHRIERFMSWWGGVQDIVLKFVSPQMATRLHVEGASAPYQVSHSLNAINNGGFFGQGIGEGSFKLGFLSEVHTDFVLAGITEEIGFIGITCIVLLFLFILYHIFHIASLFREKNNTYYLFSVGIGFMLLFSFIINAYGITSILPVKGIAVPFLSYGGSHVMAASLAIALVLMISKKA, encoded by the coding sequence ATGAGAGTTGATATTTCGCTATTTTATGCGACTACGATTTTGATTTGCATAGGTATTGTTTTCTCTCTTTCTCTTAGCGCTTATACGGTACTTCTTTTTAATACGGATCATTTACATTTTTTTATTCGTCAGTTAATAGTTGGAATTTTATGCATATTTATGATGTGGGCTGTTTCTTTTATAAAAAGCGATAAATTTTTTGTTTATTTTGGAAACGGGCTTTTTTTAATTTTTTTAATCATTATTTTGTTTATGAATGTGCTTCCTGAAAATTTGGTAATGGAAGTAAACGGAGCTGCAAGATGGATAAAATTCCCTCTTTTTTCCATTGCACCGGTTGAGTTTTTTAAAGTAGGTTTTATATGCTTTTTGGCTTGGAGTTTTGATAAAAAAATCAGCGGTTCAAAAGACAAACCTTTGGTTTCTCAAATTTTACTTCTTTTGCCGTATTTAATTCCATTTATCGGCATTATTATAATTGTCGGCGTAGTGCAAAATGATCTTGGACAAGTTATGGTGCTTTGCCTTGTTATGATTATGATGCTGCTTTTTGCAGGAACCAGTATGAAACTGCTTGGTATGGGATTTGTTGGAGTTTTTACGCTTGGAGTGATTTTTATTATTACAAGCGAGCACAGAATTGAACGTTTTATGTCATGGTGGGGCGGAGTACAGGATATTGTGTTAAAATTCGTTTCTCCGCAAATGGCTACAAGGCTGCATGTGGAAGGTGCATCAGCACCTTATCAAGTGAGCCATTCATTAAATGCTATAAATAATGGTGGTTTCTTCGGGCAAGGAATAGGCGAGGGTAGTTTTAAACTTGGTTTTTTAAGTGAAGTTCATACGGATTTTGTGCTTGCAGGAATCACGGAAGAGATTGGTTTTATCGGAATTACTTGCATTGTTTTACTGTTTTTATTTATTTTATATCATATTTTTCACATTGCTTCACTTTTTAGAGAAAAAAACAATACTTATTATCTTTTTAGCGTCGGAATAGGTTTTATGTTACTTTTTTCATTTATCATAAACGCTTACGGTATTACTTCGATTTTACCGGTTAAGGGAATTGCGGTGCCATTTTTAAGCTATGGTGGAAGCCATGTAATGGCGGCATCTTTAGCAATTGCATTAGTGCTTATGATTTCTAAAAAAGCATAA
- a CDS encoding FtsK/SpoIIIE family DNA translocase, which translates to MLVGNLGHILGNANLKAFGYFAYLYPFLSLVPIFIIYRYFKNFNFRFFEFCIGLLLIFVSILCIQATIFDADGGIIGFFIIDELSRLIGRVGVWIFDLMIFVLSLVLIFEDRLINIIKIAFVGEKSDIEFQSSEIENFQEFQNSDENSTQNTNQNLIQNLSEVSSNDIGISNDEQNETVKPKKLNKVEIVKELSENKQILNEIETGRMQQPNENFALPPLKFLNDPPKKHINIDESEIDQKIYDLLEKLRKFNINGDVVRTYSGPVVTTFEFRPASNIKISKILGLQDDLAMALKAKTIRILAPIPGKDVVGIEIPNQDIETIYLKEILESEIFKNASSPLTIALGKDIVGQPFITDLKKLPHLLIAGTTGSGKSVGINAMLLSLLYRNSPSTLRLIMIDPKMLEFSIYNDIPHLLTPVITEAKQAITALSNLVGEMERRYKLMAANKTKNIETYNEKATALGEETLPFIVVIIDELADLMMTSGKDVEFYIARLAQMARASGIHLIVATQRPSVNVVTGLIKANLPSRISFRVGSKIDSKVILDQMGAESLLGRGDMLFTLPSSPGVIRLHAPFTTENEINKICDFIKSQQKVVYDTGFLENEDEKEGAVKAGSDSNMPVDELYEDAKDIILSERKTSISYLQRRLKIGYNRAATIIEQLEQNGILSSLNAKGQREIL; encoded by the coding sequence ATGTTGGTTGGAAATTTAGGACACATCTTGGGAAATGCGAATCTTAAAGCGTTTGGATATTTTGCATATTTATATCCGTTTCTAAGTTTAGTGCCTATTTTTATTATATATCGTTATTTTAAAAATTTTAATTTTAGATTTTTTGAGTTTTGTATTGGGCTTTTACTGATTTTTGTTTCTATTTTATGCATCCAAGCTACCATTTTTGATGCTGATGGCGGCATAATCGGATTTTTTATCATAGATGAGCTTTCGCGTTTGATAGGTAGAGTCGGAGTTTGGATTTTTGATTTGATGATTTTCGTGCTATCTTTGGTTTTGATTTTTGAAGATAGACTTATAAACATCATTAAAATCGCTTTTGTCGGAGAAAAAAGTGATATAGAATTTCAAAGTTCAGAAATTGAAAATTTTCAAGAATTTCAAAATTCAGATGAAAATTCAACTCAAAATACAAATCAAAATTTAATTCAAAATCTAAGCGAAGTTTCTTCAAATGATATCGGAATTTCAAACGATGAACAAAATGAAACGGTAAAACCTAAAAAACTGAATAAAGTTGAAATTGTAAAAGAATTGAGTGAAAATAAGCAAATTTTAAATGAAATCGAAACAGGCAGAATGCAACAACCAAATGAAAATTTTGCGCTTCCACCGCTTAAATTTTTAAATGATCCGCCTAAAAAGCACATAAATATAGATGAAAGTGAAATAGATCAAAAAATTTATGATTTGCTGGAAAAACTTCGTAAATTTAATATAAACGGCGATGTCGTGCGAACTTATTCAGGACCTGTAGTTACCACTTTTGAGTTTCGCCCCGCATCAAACATCAAAATTAGCAAAATTTTAGGTTTGCAAGATGATTTGGCGATGGCGCTAAAAGCTAAAACTATACGTATTCTAGCGCCAATTCCAGGAAAAGATGTCGTAGGAATTGAAATTCCAAATCAGGATATTGAAACTATTTATTTAAAAGAAATTTTAGAGAGCGAAATTTTTAAAAATGCGTCAAGTCCGCTAACTATCGCGCTTGGTAAAGATATAGTAGGACAACCTTTTATCACTGATCTTAAAAAGCTTCCGCATTTACTGATTGCAGGAACTACCGGAAGCGGTAAAAGTGTCGGAATAAACGCCATGCTTTTAAGTCTTCTTTACCGTAATTCACCAAGTACTTTACGTCTTATTATGATTGATCCGAAAATGCTTGAGTTTAGTATTTACAATGATATACCGCATCTTCTTACGCCTGTAATTACCGAAGCGAAACAGGCAATTACAGCTCTTTCCAATCTTGTAGGGGAAATGGAGCGTCGATATAAACTTATGGCTGCCAATAAAACTAAAAATATAGAAACTTACAATGAAAAAGCAACTGCGCTTGGCGAAGAAACTCTACCTTTTATAGTGGTTATTATAGATGAGTTGGCAGATCTTATGATGACAAGCGGAAAAGATGTGGAATTTTATATTGCTAGATTGGCGCAAATGGCAAGAGCAAGCGGAATTCACCTTATAGTCGCCACACAACGCCCAAGTGTAAATGTCGTAACCGGACTTATCAAAGCGAATTTGCCAAGTAGAATCAGCTTTCGTGTCGGCTCTAAAATTGATAGTAAAGTTATTCTTGATCAAATGGGAGCCGAAAGTCTTTTAGGGCGTGGCGATATGCTTTTTACTTTACCGTCAAGTCCTGGAGTAATTCGTTTGCATGCTCCTTTTACAACTGAAAATGAGATAAATAAAATTTGTGATTTTATTAAATCTCAACAAAAAGTTGTTTATGATACCGGATTTTTAGAAAATGAAGATGAAAAAGAAGGCGCCGTTAAAGCTGGAAGTGATTCAAATATGCCTGTAGATGAGCTTTATGAAGATGCAAAAGATATAATTTTAAGCGAGAGAAAAACTTCCATAAGTTATTTGCAACGTCGTCTTAAAATAGGCTACAATCGCGCTGCGACAATTATCGAACAACTTGAACAAAATGGAATTTTAAGTTCATTAAATGCAAAAGGTCAAAGAGAAATTTTATGA
- a CDS encoding type II secretion system F family protein yields MKNFEVEYIANGKRQKMFLKANNKVAARNLVKQKNGGVITKIGETQVSNIDLGDLKGQVTRLMGIGGKVKTQNLVASIRQLAVMTNAGISIHDSIKEVANSTEDKALKEIFASINDDLNSGLSMTEASEKFRSKLGDVVIAMISLGESTGNMAESLSKLAQMLNEVWENQRKFKKAMRYPMVIMTALAIAFTVLMMYVVPKFREIFEELGADLPLPTRILLNIEYALNHYGLLILGIIVGTIIGIKLAYKNNDQFKRGWDKYILKVYLFGKIVFYSTMSRFMLIFTELVKAGIPIADALDTAVLMVDNEELKTKLSTVKIAVQQGVSLTEAMRNTGLYESMLIQMVSAGEKSGSLDKMLGNVTNYYKEKFDDIIDNISSYVEPILLLFMAAMVLLMALGIFMPMWDLGKAVKN; encoded by the coding sequence ATGAAAAATTTTGAAGTAGAATATATAGCCAATGGAAAAAGACAAAAGATGTTTCTTAAGGCAAATAATAAAGTGGCTGCAAGAAATTTGGTAAAACAAAAAAATGGTGGAGTGATAACTAAAATCGGCGAAACTCAAGTAAGTAATATTGATCTTGGAGATTTAAAAGGTCAAGTTACCAGGCTTATGGGAATTGGCGGCAAGGTAAAAACGCAAAATTTGGTTGCTTCCATTCGTCAACTTGCCGTTATGACAAATGCCGGTATTTCAATACACGATTCAATAAAAGAGGTTGCCAACTCTACAGAAGATAAAGCATTAAAAGAAATTTTTGCTTCTATAAACGACGACTTGAATTCAGGTCTAAGCATGACCGAAGCAAGTGAAAAATTCCGTTCAAAATTGGGCGATGTCGTTATTGCGATGATCAGTCTTGGTGAAAGTACCGGTAATATGGCTGAGTCTTTATCAAAACTTGCTCAAATGCTTAATGAAGTTTGGGAAAATCAACGAAAATTTAAAAAGGCTATGCGCTATCCTATGGTTATTATGACTGCATTGGCGATTGCATTTACAGTTTTGATGATGTATGTCGTGCCTAAATTTCGTGAAATTTTTGAAGAACTTGGTGCTGATTTGCCGCTTCCTACCAGAATTTTATTAAATATAGAATATGCGTTAAATCACTATGGACTTCTTATTTTGGGCATAATCGTAGGAACTATTATAGGTATTAAATTGGCCTATAAAAATAACGATCAATTTAAGCGCGGGTGGGATAAATATATTCTTAAAGTTTATTTGTTCGGTAAAATTGTATTTTATTCTACCATGTCAAGATTTATGCTTATTTTTACAGAGCTCGTTAAAGCAGGTATTCCTATCGCAGATGCTCTTGATACTGCTGTTTTGATGGTTGATAACGAAGAGTTGAAAACAAAACTTTCTACCGTTAAAATAGCTGTTCAACAAGGTGTAAGTTTAACTGAGGCTATGAGAAATACCGGGCTTTATGAAAGTATGCTTATACAAATGGTAAGTGCAGGCGAAAAAAGTGGTAGTCTGGATAAAATGCTTGGAAATGTTACAAATTATTACAAAGAAAAATTTGATGATATAATTGATAATATCTCAAGTTATGTTGAGCCGATTTTGCTTTTGTTTATGGCTGCTATGGTTTTGCTTATGGCACTTGGTATATTTATGCCTATGTGGGATCTTGGCAAAGCTGTCAAAAACTAA
- a CDS encoding GspE/PulE family protein, with product MAKDSIEITILKILIDHGILNESLIPEIKEKMDIGLTLGEVLIGDNYVNQEGFIALLAELYRKKMTNLDEIYEKFSIDTKTFLPVLAKLAKLEYMNLDDIDIDYKLSDRAPTAQLKRYGVMPVKEDDLNTYVAFADPFNLDAQDRVQRIFNKKLVKIVVADPKQITKYISKIELSESIKGLVAEIRNELNSIGQAGGKSEESSGILKLIEMIVKQSIIMRGSDIHIEPTENNCVVRTRIDGMLAETFIFDKDIYPPLVSRLKLLSNMDIAERRKPQDGRFTMMIGDKKYDFRISTLPIINGESTVMRILDQSKVLISLEKLGMHPKSFEKFNNAMHAPYGVILVTGPTGSGKSTTLYAALNDVKNIDTKIITVEDPVEYQVTLIQQVHVNEKAGLTFAAALRSILRQDPDIIMIGEIRDQETLEIAVQAALTGHLVFSTLHTNDAISAIPRMVDMGIQPYLISGALIAVEAQRLVRKLCPHCKEPANLPKAMLEELKPYLPEKYQFYKAVGCDQCAHTGYSGREMISEILPISDKMQSLIANGASKEEMKALALEEGFIDMFHDGVIRAARGATSIEEIYRVAKK from the coding sequence ATGGCAAAAGATAGTATAGAAATAACGATTTTAAAAATTCTGATAGATCATGGAATTTTAAATGAATCTTTGATTCCTGAAATCAAAGAAAAAATGGATATAGGCTTAACTCTCGGCGAAGTGTTAATTGGCGACAACTATGTAAATCAAGAAGGTTTTATCGCTCTTTTGGCTGAGCTTTATCGCAAAAAGATGACTAATCTTGATGAAATTTACGAAAAATTCAGTATTGATACAAAGACGTTTTTACCAGTTTTGGCCAAACTGGCAAAACTGGAATATATGAATTTGGACGATATTGACATTGATTATAAACTTTCAGATAGAGCACCTACTGCGCAACTAAAAAGATATGGTGTAATGCCTGTAAAAGAGGATGATTTAAATACATATGTTGCTTTTGCAGATCCTTTTAATCTTGATGCGCAAGATCGTGTTCAAAGAATATTTAATAAAAAACTTGTCAAAATAGTAGTCGCAGATCCTAAACAAATTACAAAATATATTTCAAAAATCGAACTTAGTGAAAGCATAAAAGGGCTTGTAGCTGAAATTAGAAATGAACTTAATTCAATCGGTCAGGCAGGCGGTAAAAGCGAAGAAAGTTCCGGAATTTTAAAACTGATAGAAATGATTGTAAAACAGTCAATCATAATGCGAGGTAGTGATATTCATATTGAGCCTACGGAAAATAACTGCGTTGTCAGAACAAGAATTGATGGTATGCTTGCTGAAACATTTATATTTGACAAAGATATTTATCCGCCGTTGGTTTCACGTCTAAAACTTTTATCAAATATGGATATAGCTGAGCGTAGAAAACCGCAAGACGGTCGTTTTACTATGATGATAGGCGATAAAAAATATGATTTTCGTATATCTACATTGCCGATTATAAATGGTGAATCAACAGTTATGCGTATTTTGGATCAATCAAAAGTTCTTATAAGCCTTGAAAAGCTTGGAATGCATCCAAAAAGTTTTGAAAAATTTAATAATGCAATGCATGCTCCATATGGCGTTATATTAGTTACTGGACCGACTGGTAGCGGTAAATCAACTACACTTTATGCGGCATTAAATGACGTAAAAAATATAGACACTAAGATTATTACGGTAGAAGATCCGGTCGAGTATCAAGTGACCCTTATTCAACAAGTGCATGTAAATGAAAAAGCAGGATTAACTTTTGCTGCAGCGCTTCGTTCTATTTTGCGACAAGATCCGGATATCATAATGATAGGTGAGATTCGCGATCAGGAAACGCTTGAAATAGCGGTCCAAGCTGCTTTGACAGGTCACTTGGTTTTTAGTACGCTTCACACTAATGACGCAATTAGCGCAATTCCTAGAATGGTTGATATGGGAATTCAGCCGTATTTAATCAGCGGTGCTTTAATAGCCGTAGAAGCTCAAAGACTTGTGCGTAAGCTTTGTCCGCATTGCAAAGAGCCTGCAAATTTACCAAAGGCAATGTTGGAAGAATTAAAACCGTATTTGCCTGAAAAATATCAATTTTACAAAGCTGTAGGTTGCGATCAATGTGCGCATACAGGATATTCCGGACGTGAAATGATAAGTGAAATTTTACCTATTAGCGATAAAATGCAAAGTTTGATAGCAAATGGTGCCTCTAAAGAAGAGATGAAAGCTCTTGCGTTAGAAGAAGGTTTTATTGATATGTTCCATGATGGTGTTATAAGGGCTGCTCGTGGAGCTACAAGTATTGAAGAAATTTATAGGGTGGCAAAAAAATGA
- a CDS encoding tetratricopeptide repeat protein: MLEFYEVAELEKKWEEYNKNRKKPSILSEKFSNLNIKFDKTIVGLLALICVAIGAILWLLNDNDDEISMSKINQNIKNTTEMPKISQITTNNKNLQNLSDAANLNQEQNVLNDAPKYNMSTPNYENKAQNEDRPSLSLKDIGITSSEDSGGFTIKNNYEDSENNQNFNHQQNFGGYQNGYNNNNGYNQNYGNSYAQNFPPSPANQNVNPFATTSIPKNEVIGFGNAPFPPNSDSRQISVNSQKSSIGKIEIKTSKINMDTKNLEEKFYATNNIDYALMLAERAYDGKNYNNAIKWALISNDIDKENVRSWIIFAKASYKKGAKADALKALQTFNAKANNGEISHLISKIQSGSL, encoded by the coding sequence ATGCTTGAATTTTATGAAGTTGCGGAATTAGAAAAAAAATGGGAAGAATATAATAAAAATCGCAAGAAACCTAGCATTTTAAGTGAAAAATTTTCTAATTTAAATATAAAATTTGATAAAACTATTGTTGGACTTTTAGCATTGATTTGCGTGGCAATCGGTGCTATATTGTGGCTTCTCAATGATAATGATGACGAAATTTCAATGTCAAAAATAAATCAAAATATAAAAAATACGACAGAAATGCCAAAAATTTCTCAAATTACAACCAATAATAAAAATTTGCAAAATTTATCCGATGCCGCAAATTTAAATCAAGAGCAAAACGTATTAAATGATGCTCCAAAATATAATATGAGTACACCAAATTATGAAAACAAAGCTCAAAACGAAGATCGTCCCAGCTTGAGCTTAAAAGATATCGGTATAACTTCAAGTGAAGATAGCGGCGGATTTACGATAAAAAATAATTATGAAGATAGCGAAAATAATCAAAATTTTAATCATCAACAAAATTTCGGCGGATATCAAAACGGTTACAACAACAATAATGGTTATAATCAAAATTACGGTAATTCTTATGCACAAAATTTTCCGCCATCACCTGCAAATCAAAATGTAAATCCTTTTGCGACAACTTCTATTCCAAAAAATGAAGTTATCGGCTTTGGCAATGCACCGTTTCCACCGAATTCAGATTCAAGGCAAATAAGTGTTAATTCTCAAAAGTCGTCTATTGGTAAGATAGAAATTAAAACTTCTAAAATAAATATGGATACTAAAAATTTAGAGGAAAAATTTTATGCTACAAATAATATCGATTATGCATTAATGCTTGCAGAGCGGGCTTATGACGGTAAAAATTATAATAATGCAATAAAATGGGCGCTTATTTCAAATGATATAGATAAAGAAAATGTTAGAAGCTGGATAATTTTTGCAAAAGCAAGTTATAAAAAAGGCGCTAAAGCGGATGCATTGAAAGCATTACAGACATTTAATGCAAAAGCTAATAATGGAGAAATTTCTCATCTTATATCAAAAATTCAAAGCGGTTCGCTATGA
- a CDS encoding ATP-binding protein, which produces MSNSYTKIKEIFIEDNNVNDFVNLDKSTLAYHRILSALQKPLKLILFYGKPGCGKTFLLNKIKVDLEKKAKVAFIPQPFFDEKEFFLDLYHQLFGDKSRKNIDNYESFMRVYREKLGIKKDDISAINQVVILLDEAQLYPKNLIEKIRLMADTRLFKFLFTVHKTDEEDVLAKDYFKTRIWESIELPNSNLGEIKLYIEKKLVFHGFSEYFLMFKDENFDLILSLTNGNLRNINKLMYKMYELLEYYEENKPTEISLSYLNNKLIEMGAISAGIINA; this is translated from the coding sequence ATGAGTAATAGTTATACAAAAATCAAAGAAATATTTATCGAGGATAACAATGTTAACGACTTTGTAAACCTCGATAAATCCACTCTTGCATACCATAGAATTTTAAGTGCATTACAAAAGCCGCTTAAACTTATTTTATTTTACGGTAAACCAGGATGCGGTAAAACTTTTTTATTAAATAAAATAAAAGTTGATTTGGAAAAAAAAGCAAAAGTTGCTTTTATTCCTCAGCCGTTTTTTGATGAAAAAGAGTTTTTTTTGGATCTTTACCATCAGCTTTTTGGTGACAAATCAAGAAAAAATATTGATAATTATGAGAGTTTTATGCGGGTTTATAGAGAAAAGCTTGGTATAAAAAAAGATGATATCTCAGCTATCAATCAAGTTGTTATTTTATTGGATGAAGCGCAACTTTATCCAAAAAATTTGATAGAAAAAATTCGCTTGATGGCTGATACAAGACTTTTTAAATTTCTTTTTACAGTACATAAAACAGATGAAGAAGATGTTTTAGCTAAGGATTATTTTAAAACGCGTATTTGGGAAAGTATTGAACTACCTAATTCAAATCTCGGTGAAATCAAACTTTATATCGAGAAAAAGCTTGTATTTCATGGGTTTAGTGAGTATTTTTTGATGTTTAAAGATGAAAATTTCGATTTAATTTTGTCTTTAACAAATGGAAATTTAAGAAATATAAATAAGCTTATGTATAAAATGTATGAACTTTTGGAATATTATGAAGAAAATAAGCCAACAGAGATAAGTTTATCATATCTCAACAATAAACTTATTGAAATGGGCGCAATTAGTGCAGGAATAATAAATGCTTGA
- the mshL gene encoding pilus (MSHA type) biogenesis protein MshL has translation MSLLHISKKIGIATLLAVSVATSLNAASSSCDKRAFNIKVNDVVTLNEMLTQLSDVCKFSVVAKDAVAAEELKKELQGVGIKDLSLREIFDLLISENNLSYDFSNNVLKISALQTKTFKVDYITSVREATAVTKASVDSDPIEMGNEGNSESKQDNLISAKEKFDFWEKISDEVTSILNNGTEKYVAIAPIINQNAGLVTVTGMKSQIARVDAYINKMKKRLERQVSLDVSIVAVELSNSYTTGIDWSKFQLGFNTYLNGDPSTPTSYSFGNRNKVGQVTSLPQIEDIKDKDGKILFSRPTSLGTWDYKEKSMGSVKASDSNGVWAIGANLNFNIDGMINFLETKGKTKIISSPKVTTMNNQPAIISVGDVINYRIQENTTSGGQTDAGTTSVTYTNYSTFIGILLNILPEISDDNRIMLRVNPSLSDFKYQADREATAQLDRVMAPDTIQKKISSVVWVDDGDTVILGGLIGQNKGKDNKNVPFLSDIPLIGNLFKSTADRLTTTELVFVITPRIIDNTDTKVSDSLKELGFSKSLYTNE, from the coding sequence ATGTCATTATTACATATAAGTAAAAAAATTGGCATAGCTACATTATTGGCTGTTAGCGTTGCTACAAGCTTAAATGCTGCTAGTTCTAGTTGCGACAAAAGAGCTTTTAATATAAAAGTAAATGATGTCGTCACGCTAAATGAAATGCTTACACAACTTTCCGATGTGTGTAAATTTTCAGTTGTGGCAAAAGATGCTGTTGCTGCAGAGGAATTAAAAAAAGAACTTCAAGGTGTAGGTATAAAAGACCTTTCATTGAGAGAAATTTTTGATTTATTAATTAGCGAGAATAATCTTAGTTATGATTTTTCGAACAATGTTTTGAAAATTTCCGCTTTGCAAACTAAAACCTTTAAAGTTGATTATATTACGTCTGTTAGAGAAGCCACAGCGGTAACTAAAGCTTCTGTTGATTCAGATCCTATAGAAATGGGCAATGAAGGTAATAGCGAATCTAAACAGGACAATCTTATTTCAGCAAAAGAGAAATTTGATTTTTGGGAAAAAATTAGCGATGAAGTTACCTCTATCTTAAATAACGGTACAGAAAAATATGTCGCTATCGCGCCTATCATAAATCAAAATGCAGGTTTGGTAACTGTAACCGGTATGAAATCTCAAATCGCAAGAGTTGATGCATATATAAATAAAATGAAAAAACGTCTTGAAAGACAAGTAAGTCTTGATGTTTCTATTGTAGCAGTCGAACTTAGCAATAGTTACACAACCGGAATTGATTGGAGTAAATTTCAATTAGGCTTTAATACATATCTTAATGGAGATCCGTCAACTCCTACTTCATATAGTTTTGGAAATAGAAATAAAGTTGGTCAAGTTACATCTTTGCCTCAAATTGAAGACATTAAGGATAAAGATGGAAAGATTCTTTTTAGTAGACCAACATCGCTTGGAACATGGGATTATAAAGAAAAAAGTATGGGTAGTGTAAAAGCCAGCGATAGCAATGGTGTGTGGGCAATTGGAGCAAATCTTAACTTTAATATAGACGGAATGATAAATTTTCTTGAAACAAAAGGCAAAACTAAAATTATTTCAAGTCCAAAAGTTACAACTATGAATAATCAACCGGCTATTATTTCAGTTGGTGATGTTATAAATTATCGTATTCAAGAAAATACTACAAGTGGCGGTCAAACAGATGCTGGAACTACTTCTGTAACATATACCAATTATTCTACATTTATAGGAATTTTATTAAATATATTGCCTGAAATTTCGGATGATAATAGAATTATGCTAAGAGTAAATCCATCTTTGAGCGATTTTAAATATCAAGCCGATAGAGAAGCTACAGCTCAACTTGATAGAGTTATGGCGCCTGATACAATTCAAAAGAAAATTTCAAGTGTTGTATGGGTAGATGATGGTGATACTGTTATACTTGGCGGTTTGATCGGTCAAAATAAAGGAAAAGATAATAAAAATGTTCCATTCTTAAGCGATATACCTTTGATAGGTAATCTTTTCAAAAGTACTGCCGATAGACTTACTACAACTGAATTGGTGTTTGTTATTACTCCTCGTATCATAGATAACACTGATACAAAAGTCAGTGATTCTTTGAAAGAGCTTGGTTTTTCTAAATCTTTATATACAAATGAGTAA